Proteins from a genomic interval of Vibrio casei:
- a CDS encoding carbohydrate ABC transporter permease, translating into MSNNKINVILMHAFLVLMSFLSLFPFYWMLVSSTNSTNQINMGKFTFGDQLWVNLHNLTSQVDLLQVFWNTSKIAIISTVSTLAVCSIAGYAFEIYKSKNRDRVYVALLATMMIPFAALMIPLFTMFGKAGLLDTHLAVIMPTVAGAFIIFYFRQCTKTFPKELIDAARVEGVAEWKIFVYIYVPVMKASYAAAFVIVFMASWNSFLWPLIVLQSNDLKTINLVLSSFASAYSPDFGLIMVGTVISTLPSLIIFFAMQKQFVASMTGAVK; encoded by the coding sequence ATGTCGAATAATAAAATAAACGTCATCTTAATGCATGCATTTCTGGTGTTAATGAGTTTTCTTTCTTTATTTCCTTTTTATTGGATGTTGGTGTCGAGCACAAATAGTACTAATCAAATCAATATGGGGAAATTTACTTTTGGTGATCAACTTTGGGTGAATTTACACAACTTAACCAGTCAAGTTGATCTGCTGCAAGTTTTTTGGAATACCTCAAAAATTGCGATCATCAGTACTGTATCAACCTTGGCAGTATGTTCGATAGCCGGTTATGCATTTGAAATATATAAAAGCAAAAATCGAGATCGGGTTTATGTTGCGTTATTAGCGACCATGATGATTCCTTTTGCTGCTTTAATGATTCCTCTTTTTACGATGTTTGGAAAGGCTGGATTATTAGATACCCATTTAGCGGTCATCATGCCGACCGTGGCAGGGGCTTTTATCATTTTCTACTTTAGACAATGCACAAAAACTTTTCCGAAAGAGCTGATTGATGCCGCTCGGGTGGAAGGGGTCGCTGAATGGAAAATTTTTGTGTACATCTATGTGCCGGTGATGAAAGCCAGCTATGCGGCCGCTTTTGTCATTGTTTTCATGGCTTCTTGGAATTCTTTTCTATGGCCATTGATCGTTTTGCAATCGAACGATCTTAAAACCATCAATTTGGTGTTATCGAGTTTCGCTTCTGCCTATTCTCCCGATTTTGGGTTGATCATGGTGGGAACGGTGATCTCAACACTGCCGAGCTTGATTATTTTCTTTGCAATGCAAAAACAGTTCGTTGCAAGCATGACTGGAGCCGTAAAATAA